A region of the Callithrix jacchus isolate 240 chromosome 10, calJac240_pri, whole genome shotgun sequence genome:
AATGGCTGTCTCTGACTTCCCACCCCAAGGGCTAAAAACATCTGCCAACTTCATTGGCGACAGCAGGACCATCCAGGAGCTGTGCTAGTGCATCTTGGAGCAGTTCACAGCCATGTTTCTGCACAAGACCTTCCTGCACTGCTACATGGGTGAGGGCCTGGGTGAGATGGAGTTCACCAAGACCAAGAGCAACATGAATGACCTGGTGTTCAAATACCAACAGTACTAGAACGCCACGATTGAGGAGGGTGAATTCGAGGAGGAGGTGGCCTAGAGCCTCCAGTCACCAGGAAAAGTAGGAAAGCAGTGTGAACTCTTTATGCACTCCCAGCCTGCCTTctggcctgtgcctgtgtgtgtgcacttgcTGTTTTCCCTGTCCACATCCCATGCTGTACAGACAACAGTattaaagcattttcatagtGAAAACAAAGTTCTTTCGGTTTATTTCCATGTGATCTTTTTGGCCCAATATACATTTTGTCTTCTATAAAATACCTGTACACCGACTGAATGCTTCCGTGTGTGGCTGCATATGTCATGAATAATAATTATCTGCAGATCACAGATACAGCTCTCAGAGTTTAACTGTGTATGCATTCCTTTAAGCTCTTCATCTCATAAGAATCTGAGGCTATCACTTAACTTTTGAAATGGAGATTGGAAATCCTGGGTTCTGAGCTGTTACACCCTAAGCTTAGTAAACATCAATGAACATCTTATGCTGATCTTCTGAGTGGGAATATTTTCATGAAACCAGTAAGAGGGAGGAGGTTCTCCCTTTTAGCAGCTATTTTGCAAGATGCTTTCCTTATGGGCTTGGTCTCCTTGTCCTCACCATGACCTCATAACCACATCAGTCCCAGCTCATTTCTGAGAAAGCTGGGGCTCTGAGCCCCACTGAGAATTTGTGTCTGGGCTCAGGCAGCAGGGACACAGTGAAGGGGGAGGATTTTGCAGGCCATGGTGGGGAGATGCAAAGCTGGGAGTTGCAAGGAAGAGAGAGGTTGCTGAGGATAGGGTGATGCGAGAACAGCTCAGTATTGGCCTTGAGTTCCCCACCAGAGTTGACCTGATTCTAGAGACCAAGGCCACAGCTCTAATAAACCAGGTCCATCCTGTTAGTCTCCTGGGGCCATAAATCTAGGGaaatgaggtggatggggtcctcCAGGACACACAGGGTAATGAGATGGATGGGGGTCCCCCAGGACACACAGGATGATGATGTGGATGGGGTCACCGaggacacatggggattaggTGAATGGGGTCCCTGAGGACACACAGGGGGATTAGGTGAATGGGGTCCCTGAGGACACACAGGGTGATGAGGTGaatggggtcccccaggacacACATGGTGATGGGGTGGATGGGGTTCCACAGGACACACAGGGTGATGGGGTGGATGGGGTCTCCCAGGACACACAGGGCAATGGggtggatggggtcccccaggacacACAGGGTGATGAGAtggatggggtcccccaggacacACAAAagggatgaggtggatggggtcccccaggacacacagggcaacgaggtggatggggtcccccaggacacACAGGGCAATGAAATGGATGGGTTCCTCCAGGACACACAGGGCAATGAGGTAGATGGGGTCCACAAGGACACACAGGGCGATGGggtggatggggtcccccaggacacACAGGGCAATAAGCTGAATGAGGTCCCCAAGGACACACAGGGcaatgaggtggatggggtcccctGGGACACTCAGGGGgaatgaggtggatggggtcccccaggacagaTAGGATCAGGTGGCTGAGGTGTGTGTGGTCCCAGAAAATCTTCAGCTTGAGATGGTGGTAGAGGTAACAGAATACACTCGGCTGGAGGTGACCATGGTCTCCAAAGATTATCATGTGGAGCAGGTGGTACAGGTGCTAGAAGACACTCATATGTCAGCATCTGTGGTCTTGAAAACTCATCATCTGTAGATGGTGGTAGATATGTCAGAAGACACTTGGGTGGAGGTGACCATGGTCTCCAAAGATTATCATGTGGAGCAGGTGGTACAGGTGCTAGAAGACACTCATGTGTCGGTGTCTGTGGTCTCAAAAACTCATCATCTGTAGATGGTGGTAGAGGGGTCAGAAGACACTTGGGTGGAGGTGACCATAGTCTCCGAAGATTATCATGTGGAGCAGGTGGTACAGGTGCTAGAAGACACTCATGTGTAGGTGTCTGTGGTCTCGAAAACTCATCATCTGTAGATGGCAGTAGAGGTGTCAGAAGACACTTGGGTGGTGGTGTGTCTGGTCCCAGAAAATCTTCAGCTTGAGATGGTGGCAGAGGTAAAAGAGTACACTTGGGTGGAGGTGACCATGGCCTCCAAAGATTATCATGTGGAGCAGGTGGTACAGGTGCTAGAAGACACTCATGTGTCAGTGTCTGTGGTCTTGAAAACTCATCATCTGTAGGTGGTGGTAAAAGTGTCAGAAGACACTTGGGTGTTGTGTATGAACTCAGAAAATCATTGGCTACGGGTGGTAGAGGTAACAGAAGACACTGATGTGTCGGTGTCTGTGGTCCCCAAAATGTATCAACTGGAGAGGTTGGCTGAGGTCCAGGACGACACTGGAGTTGAGGGGTTTTCAGAGGTCCCAGAACACCTTTAGCTGATGAAAATGGTTGAGCTCCCAGGTGACATCCAGATGGAGGAGGTGGCTGGCAAGCCATCAGTGGCCTTGAACGGTCAGCCATGAGGTAGGGCAAGGAGGGCAATGCAGAGCAATGATGATGCTGTGCGGCAGCCATGTTAACCTGCAGGCAGAAGGAGGAAGTGGTTTGAAATGTATTAGTTTGATGGACAGAACTACCATCAACAACACAGGCTGAACCTTATGTTGCTGCTGATAGTTTTTTGCACCTTTCCATCCTCCAGGTTTCAAAAATAGCACATCAGTATCATGAAGTCACCCTTCCACCAAGTACCACCGACAGCTGGGGAGTGAAGAAAAGTCATTGGGTCAAACTGTTTTCTTCACATGCCACTGTGTCTGTCTGCAAATGTAGGCAGGCTGGGTCCTGCCCCAGGGGAGACAGTCATAGCCCAGTAAGGAAGAAGTACGTTTCCCACATGGGAGTGTCTATGTctatcttccttcctccctcaccaccatcaccagaGCATGCTCCTTGCATCAGATAAACAGCGAGTAAGAGAGGCATGAAAAGCCCATTGTCCACACGTGTTGCAGCTTCTTTTTGGAGAATGTTCTCCAGGCCTTTTACGTTGTCTCTGATTCTCAGAACTCTGCAAGTCAGTGTGACCACCTGCTCCAAATCTAAAAAAACAGAAGCTCCCCAAGGAAGAAGATCatgtgcccagggtcacacagcttgcAGGAGGCACAGTGGGAATAGATTCCAGCTCTGCCTGTAGGACCCTCTCATTTCCCCTCCACTTCCCTTCTTGACAAAGGGTCTTGTTCACTCTGGGGGTGCCCCCCGTGAGCACAAATAGCTCTGGGGAAATATGGATTCCTAAAGACATTCAGGGGAACTGGGAGGTTTTCTGACAGAACAATCcaacatacaaaagtcagtcAGGCACGGCTAGAATGTCTCTTTGAATTCCCAGGTGATACAAATGTTAAGTGCATTATGACATAAATAATACTTTTGTACATAGAAATGTACAAGGTATAAATTCTGAAAAAAGCAAGTTTTAGAAATGTGTTTaatttcaagtgtacaattcccatcaTGTGTAATCATAAGACTCAGCAGCTGTTATACGAGAACCAGCATAGCTGAGCATCATTTAAGGCCTTCGTTGGGAATCATCGCTGTGGGTAATAGGTTACATTCACTTTCACTAACTCACAGTCGAGACGTATTTTTTATTACAAGTACAGAAACTCTGAGACTTAGAATATTAGATCAGGGCACCACTGAAGCGGGGTGAAGGTGGGTTTTTGCACAACACAGTTAACAACAGGAATGGGACTGTGATGAAATATGGAATTGACCTTGTTGAAGAGCATTCAAAATTGCACAAAGCACATATTAATGTTGGATTAATGAGTTTTCACTTTCGTCACTTCTGGGAATACAGCAGATatttcaaatgttaatcacctaccttatagaagaaaacaaaaatcacagcaaaataaaaccacacatatTTCTGAAATAGACCCCACAACACCTTGATTAGAAGAGAGCAGTCAGAGTTCACTGGGCCATGAGA
Encoded here:
- the LOC118145663 gene encoding uncharacterized protein LOC118145663 isoform X1, which encodes MSPTVLTPAGTFCSTVHDDCARRRAAGAGRRVAGVGRRAAGAGRRAAGVGRRAAGPENTTGYPEDIPAVERLTQKVLLLWEKFTSVESQGQEISGNQRQQLLLMLEVDEQSQLSEDLEAKRQLSSSLVKFHAHPENSMLEPWRGRWLRGSLPTSSTGGESRECQRDTSEEPAQKLLCTENAFWRADSGPHSVPVRNSSCDPTENVEKTKVNMAAAQHHHCSALPSLPYLMADRSRPLMACQPPPPSGCHLGAQPFSSAKGVLGPLKTPQLQCRPGPQPTSPVDTFWGPQTPTHQCLLLPLPPVANDFLSSYTTPKCLLTLLPPPTDDEFSRPQTLTHECLLAPVPPAPHDNLWRPWSPPPKCTLLPLPPSQAEDFLGPDTPPPKCLLTPLLPSTDDEFSRPQTPTHECLLAPVPPAPHDNLRRLWSPPPKCLLTPLPPSTDDEFLRPQTPTHECLLAPVPPAPHDNLWRPWSPPPKCLLTYLPPSTDDEFSRPQMLTYECLLAPVPPAPHDNLWRPWSPPAECILLPLPPSQAEDFLGPHTPQPPDPICPGGPHPPHSP
- the LOC118145663 gene encoding uncharacterized protein LOC118145663 isoform X4, producing the protein MLEPWRGRWLRGSLPTSSTGGESRECQRDTSEEPAQKLLCTENAFWRADSGPHSVPVRNSSCDPTENVEKTKVNMAAAQHHHCSALPSLPYLMADRSRPLMACQPPPPSGCHLGAQPFSSAKGVLGPLKTPQLQCRPGPQPTSPVDTFWGPQTPTHQCLLLPLPPVANDFLSSYTTPKCLLTLLPPPTDDEFSRPQTLTHECLLAPVPPAPHDNLWRPWSPPPKCTLLPLPPSQAEDFLGPDTPPPKCLLTPLLPSTDDEFSRPQTPTHECLLAPVPPAPHDNLRRLWSPPPKCLLTPLPPSTDDEFLRPQTPTHECLLAPVPPAPHDNLWRPWSPPPKCLLTYLPPSTDDEFSRPQMLTYECLLAPVPPAPHDNLWRPWSPPAECILLPLPPSQAEDFLGPHTPQPPDPICPGGPHPPHSP
- the LOC118145663 gene encoding uncharacterized protein LOC118145663 isoform X2 gives rise to the protein MSPTVLTPAGTFCSTVHDDCARRRAAGAGRRVAGVGRRAAGAGRRAAGVGRRAAGPENTTGYPEDIPAVERLTQKVLLLWEKFTSVESQGQEISGNQRQQLLLMLEVDEQSQLSEDLEAKRQLSSSLVKFHAHPENSMLEPWRGRWLRGSLPTSSTGGESRECQRDTSEEPAQKLLCTENAFWRDSGPHSVPVRNSSCDPTENVEKTKVNMAAAQHHHCSALPSLPYLMADRSRPLMACQPPPPSGCHLGAQPFSSAKGVLGPLKTPQLQCRPGPQPTSPVDTFWGPQTPTHQCLLLPLPPVANDFLSSYTTPKCLLTLLPPPTDDEFSRPQTLTHECLLAPVPPAPHDNLWRPWSPPPKCTLLPLPPSQAEDFLGPDTPPPKCLLTPLLPSTDDEFSRPQTPTHECLLAPVPPAPHDNLRRLWSPPPKCLLTPLPPSTDDEFLRPQTPTHECLLAPVPPAPHDNLWRPWSPPPKCLLTYLPPSTDDEFSRPQMLTYECLLAPVPPAPHDNLWRPWSPPAECILLPLPPSQAEDFLGPHTPQPPDPICPGGPHPPHSP
- the LOC118145663 gene encoding uncharacterized protein LOC118145663 isoform X3; translation: MTFFVFCGCLSLLCFWEFLQLAFFSEKLSSVSMLEPWRGRWLRGSLPTSSTGGESRECQRDTSEEPAQKLLCTENAFWRADSGPHSVPVRNSSCDPTENVEKTKVNMAAAQHHHCSALPSLPYLMADRSRPLMACQPPPPSGCHLGAQPFSSAKGVLGPLKTPQLQCRPGPQPTSPVDTFWGPQTPTHQCLLLPLPPVANDFLSSYTTPKCLLTLLPPPTDDEFSRPQTLTHECLLAPVPPAPHDNLWRPWSPPPKCTLLPLPPSQAEDFLGPDTPPPKCLLTPLLPSTDDEFSRPQTPTHECLLAPVPPAPHDNLRRLWSPPPKCLLTPLPPSTDDEFLRPQTPTHECLLAPVPPAPHDNLWRPWSPPPKCLLTYLPPSTDDEFSRPQMLTYECLLAPVPPAPHDNLWRPWSPPAECILLPLPPSQAEDFLGPHTPQPPDPICPGGPHPPHSP
- the LOC118145663 gene encoding uncharacterized protein LOC118145663 isoform X5, whose amino-acid sequence is MAAAQHHHCSALPSLPYLMADRSRPLMACQPPPPSGCHLGAQPFSSAKGVLGPLKTPQLQCRPGPQPTSPVDTFWGPQTPTHQCLLLPLPPVANDFLSSYTTPKCLLTLLPPPTDDEFSRPQTLTHECLLAPVPPAPHDNLWRPWSPPPKCTLLPLPPSQAEDFLGPDTPPPKCLLTPLLPSTDDEFSRPQTPTHECLLAPVPPAPHDNLRRLWSPPPKCLLTPLPPSTDDEFLRPQTPTHECLLAPVPPAPHDNLWRPWSPPPKCLLTYLPPSTDDEFSRPQMLTYECLLAPVPPAPHDNLWRPWSPPAECILLPLPPSQAEDFLGPHTPQPPDPICPGGPHPPHSP